A stretch of Plasmodium chabaudi chabaudi strain AS genome assembly, chromosome: 14 DNA encodes these proteins:
- a CDS encoding AP2 domain transcription factor, putative, whose translation MNDEMCAKGNLHVGKLRNIKGEYGNENNGYNSYDPLDGNPQTRENDDAETNDSISRQSVNDYDCIDNPNDDIYIKQGSIRGRENASKNDEENFSSAINNSKIKVFNMNYKNNYNKQYDESYIACNNTKNKMFDDDEYDDNDNIDDSRKINTKRGSINQENYEGINMRSGNKIRIINREENNENNKNYYDEYSEQYDNDIGYEMNPKNNSAKNNISQYRNSIDSPRTGRNKKKKTNDNVYYYDDVNTDMFNIKKNTNIDKLTKKQLIAYIKNNSRDDGDEISNNMMQYDEKNKNYIEALRENCANDEHNYPDDLYLSNQNYSYKTGGNNRINGKAINVRERKKRNRASTFSPTNNNNEYNGPDRVDEDGQYQNDNIPSDNDEDMHTNIYDSNKFVKMHNNIKRGEELNDIDNIHTGKVKSEIMNKDLKGYESGDICNSNNTKFHELIKNDKKRKEYMSEIKNKDNVLNSNNENYFKLHSNLPSNLLSTSTSSSYSNDNVKTNTQNYSINELSSNAFTNKYYGDETLPSNLNMNDELGKTHTSFNSTPFDKKKRGKSEGKKFAINSYNSTFDANSNTISYMNMKEMNNDLINVKRLKHMGKENRVNMDDTLDTSIMFDDDYPTNEIENKKNINLNSSSNMIRSNTQNFNSNLNGKNKIHDDDDNDMISHDEGKYNRRISKTGNNSYILRKDSACDSKNNNVLWRSADDPCAEMEYNEKISNTSAHKYKGGNNKDDDEQFERTILFKSKSYSEKDKLANIYLNKKSSVFSEFNDDEYEQENTKKKHKLQNQNYIHNNDSKFLLNRTKSLSINLNRSENDEEEYDSKQNGDDNHINSYSSRENNRDDGMINVTEEHMLNSNPLASEPPLNEMHNLPKVGSRKKYGLITKVEKECNENDDQEIGMSNDLSNKIHGNLINDLNDEVHNDTNNDPMDDNINEVHNVMGSNKSSISISNERSSNIISSSKPPIDINVCTLANCPTHNPQGYTKTLSRKGDAQGDVQEESEELKRIPGVYYDKNSQRWFGEHKINGVKCAQSFAVKKHGCEEAKRLAIEWKKARIRGEAWDRFVNKKKKSNNNTSCINKAAKTNRESVEELRIKYLSMSKNMPKVRGVWFNSTPQRMGWVGQAYKKCKRIERIFSVNKYGFEGARKLAIAFRNSQKPSNEDSDEDSSSKDDKGMPKNEDNMNNYDYKNNYSNDINDMNHDNNTHGNNMAAMSTADTTSSNHNKNEDDYDDDNMNCNGDNIKNSGKKDTRINLCRDAILFILHDLETILELNTPMLNKNVNIYKACIKHHLNYLTLIKHEEQIIPYLNVFGDYIQKCILPTDLPYAELYVLIDSLIHSDILPSFDHKENFSEYSVAEDPGIITPSMLL comes from the coding sequence ATGAACGATGAAATGTGTGCAAAAGGAAATTTGCATGTTGGAAAATTACGAAACATAAAGGGCGAATAtggaaatgaaaataatggatataattcatatgaTCCATTAGATGGAAACCCTCAAACGAgagaaaatgatgatgcAGAAACAAATGATTCTATATCTAGACAATCCGTAAATGATTATGATTGCATAGACAATCCAAATGacgatatatatataaaacaaggAAGTATTAGAGGAAGAGAAAATGcatcaaaaaatgatgaagaaaacTTTAGTTCAGctattaataattcaaaaattaaagtatttaatatgaattataaaaataactatAATAAGCAATATGATGAATCATATATTGCatgtaataatacaaagaataaaatgtttgatgatgatgaatatgatgataatgataatattgatgatagtaggaaaataaatacaaaaagaGGTAGCATAAATcaagaaaattatgaagGGATAAATATGAGAAgtggaaataaaattcgAATCATTAATAGGGAAGAAaacaatgaaaataataaaaactaCTATGATGAATATTCAGAACAATATGACAATGATATTGGTTATGAAATGAacccaaaaaataattcggcaaaaaataatatttcacaATATAGAAATAGTATAGACTCACCAAGAACtggaagaaataaaaaaaaaaaaactaatgataatgtatattattacgATGATGTAAATACAGATatgtttaatataaaaaaaaatacaaacattgataaattaacaaaaaaacaattaatagcatatataaaaaataattcccGAGACGACGGTGATGAAAttagtaataatatgatgcaatatgatgaaaaaaataaaaattatattgaaGCATTACGAGAAAATTGTGCAAACGATGAACATAATTATCCGgatgatttatatttgtctAATCAAAATTATTCTTATAAAACTGGTGGAAATAATAGAATTAATGGAAAAGCTATAAATGTACGAgaacgaaaaaaaagaaatcgAGCTTCTACATTTTCTCctacaaataataacaatgaaTATAATGGACCTGATAGAGTAGATGAAGATGGTCAATATCAAAACGATAACATCCCTAGTGATAATGATGAAGATATGCAcactaatatatatgatagtaataaatttgtaaaaatgcataataatataaaacgaGGGGAAgaattaaatgatatagaCAATATACATACAGGTAAAGTAAAAAGCgaaattatgaataaagATTTAAAAGGATATGAATCTGGTGATATTtgtaatagtaataatacaaaatttcatgaattaataaaaaatgataaaaaaagaaaagaatatatgtctgaaataaaaaataaagataatgttttaaatagcaataatgaaaattattttaaattacatTCAAATTTACCAAGTAATTTATTAAGTACTAGTACAAGTAGTAGCTATAGTAATGATAATGTAAAAACCAATACTCAAAATTATAgtataaatgaattatcTTCAAATGCATTtactaataaatattatggtGATGAAACATTGCCAAGTAATTTGAATATGAATGATGAATTGGGTAAAACACACACAAGTTTTAATTCTACTccatttgataaaaaaaaaagaggtAAAAGCGAAGGCAAAAAATTTGCaataaattcatataatagcACATTTGATGCAAATTCAAATACTATTAGCtatatgaatatgaaagaaatgaataacgatttaataaatgtaaaaagATTAAAACACATGGGCAAAGAAAATAGAGTAAATATGGATGATACGCTAGACACTAGTATCATGTTTGACGACGACTATCCAACCAatgaaatagaaaataaaaaaaatataaatctcAATAGTAGTTCCAACATGATTAGGAGTAATActcaaaattttaattccaatttaaatggaaaaaataaaattcatgatgatgatgataatGATATGATATCTCATGATGAAggtaaatataatagacGAATAAGTAAAACAGgaaataattcatatattttaagaaaAGATAGTGCTTGTGATAGtaagaataataatgtattatGGCGAAGTGCTGATGACCCATGTGCAGAAATGGAATATAacgaaaaaataagcaaTACTTCCgcacataaatataaaggtggaaataataaagatgatGATGAACAATTCGAACGaactatattatttaaaagtaaAAGTTATAGTGAAAAAGACAAACTtgcaaatatttatttaaataaaaaatcatcTGTTTTCTCTGAATTTAATGATGATGAATATGAACaagaaaatacaaaaaagaaacataaattacaaaaccaaaattatattcataataatgatagtaaatttttattaaatagaaCAAAAAGTCTAAGTATAAATCTAAATAGAtcagaaaatgatgaagaagaaTATGATAGTAAACAAAATGGAGACGATAATCATATTAATTCATATTCTAGTAGAGAAAATAATAGAGATGATGGCATGATTAATGTTACTGAAGAACATATGTTAAATTCAAACCCTCTTGCATCTGAACCCCCATTAAATGAAATGCATAATTTACCAAAAGTAGGaagtagaaaaaaatatggttTAATTACTAAGGTTGAAAAAGAATGTAATGAAAACGATGATCAAGAGATTGGAATGTCAAATGATTTGTCAAACAAAATTCATGGAAATCTTATCAACGACCTAAATGACGAGGTGCATAATGATACAAATAACGACCCAATggatgataatataaatgaagtACATAATGTCATGGGTAGTAATAAATCAAGTATTAGTATTTCTAATGAAAGATCTAGCAATATTATTTCAAGTTCCAAACCCCCAATTGATATAAATGTGTGCACATTGGCTAATTGCCCAACACATAACCCTCAAGGTTATACTAAAACTTTATCAAGAAAAGGAGATGCACAAGGGGATGTACAGGAAGAAAGTGAAGAATTGAAAAGAATACCAGGAGtatattatgataaaaattcacAAAGATGGTTTGGTGagcataaaataaatggtgTTAAGTGTGCTCAAAGTTTTGCTGTGAAAAAACATGGATGTGAAGAAGCAAAAAGATTAGCTATTGAATGGAAAAAGGCTAGGATTAGAGGAGAAGCATGGGATAGgtttgtaaataaaaagaaaaagagcaataataatactagCTGCATAAACAAAGCAGCAAAAACTAATAGAGAATCAGTAGAAGAattaagaataaaatatttatctatGAGTAAAAATATGCCAAAGGTTAGAGGAGTATGGTTTAATTCAACACCACAAAGAATGGGATGGGTTGGACaagcatataaaaaatgtaaaagaATTGAAAGAATTTTTTcagttaataaatatggatTTGAAGGTGCACGAAAACTAGCTATAGCATTTAGAAATTCACAAAAACCATCTAATGAAGATAGTGATGAAGATAGTTCATCAAAAGATGATAAGGGAATGCctaaaaatgaagataacatgaataattatgattacaaaaataattattccaatgatataaatgatatgaatcatgataataatactcATGGTAATAACATGGCTGCTATGTCTACTGCTGATACAACTTCAAGtaatcataataaaaatgaagatgactatgatgatgataatatgaATTGCAATGgggataatataaaaaattctggaaaaaaagacacaagaataaatttatgtagAGAtgctatattatttattttacacgATTTAGAAACCATATTAGAATTAAACACGCCtatgttaaataaaaatgtgaatatatataaagcaTGCATAAAGCaccatttaaattatttaacatTAATAAAACATGAAGAACAAATTATTCCATATTTAAACGTTTTTGGggattatatacaaaaatgtattttacCAACTGATTTACCATATGCTGAACTTTATGTTCTCATTGATTCATTAATTCATAGTGATATATTACCTTCATTTGAtcataaagaaaatttttCCGAATATTCAGTTGCCGAAGATCCGGGAATCATAACTCCATCAATGTTGTTATGA